Proteins encoded in a region of the Zea mays cultivar B73 chromosome 2, Zm-B73-REFERENCE-NAM-5.0, whole genome shotgun sequence genome:
- the LOC109944561 gene encoding uncharacterized protein encodes MAPSRAPPRALPASLSLISLLCRRSSSVPGSSRPVPVHRRWLRMCMARTESTGVTIGFHGPDFMLPGPCSSSAPHRWTPWCRELAGHPCRSSLTTPVVLPARVRLQFLAMESALASVFHSVAPRLAAPSLVPSSLGVSSMVLLRSPWPPSELTQVG; translated from the coding sequence ATGGCGCCCAGCCGAGCCCCTCCACGCGCCCTCCCTGCTTCTCTCTCCCTCATCTCCCTCCTATGCAGGCGCTCGTCCTCGGTTCCAGGGAGCTCGCGCCCAGTCCCTGTCCATCGGCGGTGGCTCCGGATGTGCATGGCCCGGACGGAGTCCACCGGCGTCACTATCGGTTTCCACGGGCCGGATTTCATGCTCCCTGGTCCCTGCTCCAGTTCGGCTCCTCACCGGTGGACCCCCTGGTGCCGCGAGCTCGCCGGTCATCCCTGCCGTAGCTCGCTCACGACGCCCGTCGTCCTGCCTGCTCGAGTTCGCCTTCAGTTCCTGGCCATGGAGTCCGCCCTAGCCTCTGTCTTCCACTCTGTTGCTCCTCGGCTGGCCGCGCCCTCCCTGGTACCGAGCTCCCTCGGCGTCTCGTCCATGGTCCTCCTCCGCTCGCCCTGGCCTCCATCTGAGCTCACCCAGGTCGGATGA